A region from the Peromyscus maniculatus bairdii isolate BWxNUB_F1_BW_parent chromosome 5, HU_Pman_BW_mat_3.1, whole genome shotgun sequence genome encodes:
- the LOC102927100 gene encoding uncharacterized protein LOC102927100, producing MAGRTTQKSHETESSALISLSLLLGEDPGHLFQQPQATSSQDQEPLGSPSLSEPGSEYRPFFHIPEQPLAMEELAQQVELCPGHKAGRSCREGLFLEESAPPSGFFPYYRSQEELLNCTTPQGCWCLGTRDRFPGSGAQDGCCKCALAGPDLLSGFSSSPACCHFLGGFMLDGDQDLPLSGDCALDASGFVPYYRSPEEGLHTSPVPPSSVLGSSRERERPQPGTASL from the exons ACAACTCAGAAGAGCCACGAGACTGAGTCCAGTGCCTTGATCTCTCTGAGCCTCCTGTTGGGGGAGGACCCAGGACACCTGTTCCAGCAACCGCAGGCCACCAGTTCACAGGACCAGGAGCCACTTGGCTCTCCCAGCCTCTCTGAGCCGGGTTCAGAATACCGGCCTTTCTTCCACATTCCTGAGCAGCCCCTGGCTATggaggagctggctcagcaggttgaACTCTGCCCAGGACACAAAGCTGGCAGGAGCTGCAGAGAGGGTCTGTTCCTCGAGGAGTCGGCGCCACCCAGTGGCTTCTTCCCGTACTACCGCTCTCAGGAAGAGCTGCTCAACTGCACCACCCCTCAAGGCTGCTGGTGTCTGGGCACCAGAGACCGCTTTCCTGGAAGTGGGGCACAGGATGGCTGCTGCAAG TGTGCTTTGGCAGGGCCTGACCTCCTCTCTGGCTTTTCATCCTCACCAGCCTGCTGCCACTTCCTGGGAGGGTTCATGCTTGACGGCGACCAGGATCTTCCCCTCTCTGGGGACTGTGCTCTTGATGCTTCAGGATTTGTACCATACTACAGAAGCCCTGAAGAGGGGCTTCACACCAGCCCGGTGCctccctcctctgtgctgggGAGCTCGAGGGAGCGGGAGCGACCCCAACCTGGCACTGCCAGCCTGTGA